Proteins encoded within one genomic window of Bradyrhizobium sp. CB1717:
- a CDS encoding MotA/TolQ/ExbB proton channel family protein, producing the protein MSSMTIGPIAGSAADPSERSALLFWMIFTGLSIFAVVLLWRFGLIHLMLTSDRTYISSIIALLYVLTCGHCFLRTRAIAREGAAARRCRAALAAPDGGRVLDARATALPRGLVRDHIESLVTKAAAQDYRPVDQTLLLRTLADRLRGSNGFGAFVSDTLMKLGLLGTIIGFIIMLAPIAGLDAADKVAMRSSMGLMSDGMAVAMYTTLAGLVGSILVRIQYYMLDAATQRVFSDAVVLTETYVTPVLERKGAAIKGAGSPS; encoded by the coding sequence ATGAGTTCGATGACGATTGGACCGATCGCCGGGTCTGCTGCGGATCCATCCGAGCGCAGCGCGCTGCTGTTCTGGATGATCTTCACCGGGCTGTCGATCTTCGCCGTCGTGCTGCTCTGGCGCTTCGGCCTGATCCATCTGATGCTGACCTCGGATCGGACCTACATTTCCAGCATCATCGCGCTGCTCTATGTCCTCACCTGCGGCCATTGCTTCCTGCGCACGCGGGCGATCGCCCGTGAAGGGGCTGCGGCGCGGCGTTGCCGGGCGGCGCTCGCGGCGCCTGACGGCGGCAGGGTGCTCGATGCCCGTGCGACGGCGCTGCCGCGCGGGCTGGTGCGCGATCACATCGAGAGCCTGGTGACGAAGGCCGCGGCGCAGGATTACCGCCCCGTGGACCAGACGCTGCTGCTGCGGACGCTCGCCGACCGCCTGCGCGGCTCCAACGGCTTCGGCGCCTTCGTCTCGGACACGCTGATGAAGCTCGGCCTGCTCGGCACCATCATCGGCTTCATCATCATGCTGGCGCCGATCGCGGGGCTCGATGCCGCCGACAAGGTCGCGATGCGCTCCTCGATGGGGCTGATGAGCGACGGCATGGCGGTCGCGATGTACACGACGCTGGCCGGCCTCGTCGGCTCGATCCTGGTCCGCATCCAGTACTACATGCTGGATGCCGCGACCCAGCGGGTGTTCTCCGATGCGGTGGTGCTGACCGAGACCTATGTGACGCCGGTGCTGGAGCGCAAAGGCGCTGCAATCAAAGGCGCCGGATCGCCGTCATGA
- a CDS encoding metallophosphoesterase family protein, with translation MLLAVFSDIHGNRQAFEACLKVARAKGAERFVLLGDFVGYGADPEWVVDTAMELVAQGAVAVRGNHDQAVNSSAETMNAEAQIAIEWTRGRLDAAQRRFLAELPMLVEDGDRLFVHSEASSPQRWHYVRSTADAAKSLISTPAHVTFCGHIHRPALYSMSVTAKMTSLVPKTDVAVPLLRGRQWLAVLGSVGQPRDGDPSAAFVLFDTVSCQITYCRAPYDIETAASRIRENGLPHWLADRLSQGR, from the coding sequence GTGCTTCTCGCTGTCTTCTCGGATATCCACGGCAACCGGCAGGCGTTCGAGGCCTGCCTGAAGGTCGCGCGTGCGAAGGGCGCGGAGCGGTTCGTCCTGCTCGGCGACTTCGTCGGCTATGGCGCCGATCCGGAATGGGTGGTGGATACCGCGATGGAGCTGGTCGCGCAGGGGGCCGTCGCCGTGCGCGGCAATCACGACCAGGCGGTCAATTCCTCGGCCGAGACCATGAACGCCGAGGCGCAGATCGCAATCGAATGGACCCGCGGCCGGCTCGACGCCGCGCAGCGGCGATTCCTGGCCGAACTGCCGATGCTGGTGGAGGACGGCGACCGCCTGTTCGTGCATTCGGAAGCCTCCAGCCCGCAGCGCTGGCATTACGTCCGCTCGACGGCGGATGCCGCCAAGAGCCTGATCTCGACCCCCGCTCATGTCACCTTCTGCGGCCATATCCATCGTCCGGCGCTCTATTCGATGTCGGTGACGGCGAAGATGACGAGCCTCGTGCCCAAGACCGATGTCGCGGTGCCGCTGCTGCGCGGACGGCAATGGCTCGCCGTGCTCGGCTCGGTCGGCCAGCCCCGCGATGGCGATCCGTCCGCGGCCTTCGTGCTGTTCGACACGGTGTCGTGCCAGATCACCTATTGCCGCGCGCCCTATGACATCGAGACGGCCGCGAGCCGGATCCGCGAGAACGGCCTGCCGCATTGGCTCGCCGACCGGCTATCGCAGGGACGCTAG
- a CDS encoding bifunctional serine/threonine-protein kinase/universal stress protein yields the protein MPKPLVKSGAVIDGYTIGECVHAGGMATLWTVTHPGIDVPLLMKIPRVSEGEDPAAIVSFEMEMMILPRLAGPHVPTCFGTGDFAHQAYVVIERIPGTTLYKRLPDLPLPYDEARQLVAKVATALADLHRQNVIHHDIKPSSIMFRESGEAVLIDYGLSHHDHLPDLLQEEFRLPYGTAPYMAPERLLGVRDDPRSDLFSLGVLLYFFTTGERPFGEGETLRAMRRRLWRDPHPPRALRADYPPWLQEVVLRCLEIEPVWRYPTASQLAFDLAYPDQVRLTARSERLKHDPLSVAWRRRFNQGVMAPRAKSDVAAQIASSPILAVALDTAEGAPELNEALRVTTERILATLPSARLACVNVLKLNRIAIDRTLDEQGSNKHIDRLVALRHWATPLKLDESRLSVHVLEAVDPAAALLEFAEVNQVDHVIIGARQSSFRRTLLGSVSAKVAAEAACTVTVVRPPRMAADEEEIG from the coding sequence ATGCCGAAACCCCTGGTCAAGTCAGGCGCGGTGATCGACGGCTACACCATCGGCGAATGCGTCCATGCCGGCGGCATGGCGACGCTGTGGACCGTGACCCATCCCGGCATCGACGTGCCGTTGCTGATGAAGATCCCCAGGGTGTCGGAGGGCGAGGACCCCGCCGCGATCGTCTCCTTCGAGATGGAGATGATGATCCTGCCGCGGCTTGCGGGACCGCACGTGCCCACCTGTTTCGGCACCGGCGATTTCGCGCACCAGGCCTATGTCGTGATCGAGCGCATCCCCGGGACCACGCTCTACAAGCGGTTGCCCGACCTGCCGCTGCCGTATGACGAGGCGCGGCAACTCGTCGCCAAGGTCGCGACCGCGCTGGCCGACCTGCACCGGCAGAACGTGATCCATCACGACATCAAGCCGAGCAGCATCATGTTCCGCGAGAGCGGCGAGGCGGTGCTGATCGACTATGGCCTGTCGCACCACGACCATCTGCCCGATCTCCTGCAGGAGGAGTTCCGCCTGCCTTACGGCACCGCGCCGTACATGGCGCCGGAACGGCTGCTGGGCGTGCGCGACGATCCGCGCAGCGACCTGTTTTCGCTCGGCGTGCTGCTCTATTTCTTCACCACCGGCGAGCGTCCGTTCGGCGAGGGCGAGACGCTGCGTGCGATGCGGCGCAGGCTCTGGCGCGATCCGCATCCGCCGCGCGCGCTTCGCGCCGACTATCCGCCCTGGCTCCAGGAGGTGGTGCTGCGCTGCCTCGAGATCGAGCCGGTGTGGCGCTATCCGACGGCATCCCAGCTCGCCTTCGATCTCGCTTATCCCGACCAGGTCAGGCTCACCGCGCGTTCGGAGCGGCTGAAGCACGATCCGCTCAGCGTCGCCTGGCGGCGGCGCTTCAACCAGGGCGTCATGGCCCCGCGCGCGAAATCGGATGTCGCAGCTCAGATCGCATCGAGCCCGATCCTCGCCGTCGCACTCGACACGGCGGAAGGCGCGCCGGAGCTGAACGAAGCGCTGCGCGTCACCACCGAACGCATTCTCGCCACGCTGCCCTCGGCGCGGCTTGCCTGCGTCAACGTGCTCAAGCTGAACCGCATCGCGATCGACCGGACGCTGGATGAGCAAGGCTCGAACAAGCATATCGACCGACTGGTCGCGCTCCGGCATTGGGCAACGCCCCTGAAGCTCGACGAGAGCCGGCTGTCGGTTCACGTGCTGGAGGCCGTCGATCCCGCGGCGGCGCTCTTGGAATTCGCCGAGGTCAACCAGGTCGACCACGTCATCATCGGCGCGCGGCAGAGCTCGTTCCGCCGCACGCTGCTCGGCAGCGTCTCGGCCAAGGTGGCCGCGGAGGCGGCCTGTACCGTCACAGTGGTGCGGCCGCCGCGGATGGCCGCGGATGAAGAGGAGATCGGCTAA
- the rpe gene encoding ribulose-phosphate 3-epimerase, giving the protein MTQAFAHRPLAIAPSILASDFSRLGEEVRAVDAAGADWIHLDVMDGHFVPNISYGPDVIKAMRPHTKKIFDAHLMISPCDPYLEAFAKAGCDHITVHAEAGPHLHRSLQAIRALGKKAGVSLNPGTPISALEYVLDLVDLVLVMSVNPGFGGQAFIPSAINKIRDIRAMVAGRPIDIEVDGGVGPDVAGPLAAAGANAFVAGTSVFRGGTQDAYKTNIAAIRSAALGARGEAI; this is encoded by the coding sequence ATGACCCAAGCCTTCGCCCACCGCCCCCTGGCCATCGCGCCCTCGATCCTGGCCTCGGATTTCTCCAGGCTCGGCGAGGAGGTGCGCGCGGTGGACGCCGCCGGCGCCGACTGGATCCATCTCGACGTGATGGACGGGCATTTCGTCCCCAACATCTCCTACGGCCCCGACGTCATCAAGGCGATGCGCCCGCACACCAAGAAGATCTTCGATGCGCATCTGATGATCTCGCCCTGTGATCCCTATCTCGAAGCCTTCGCGAAGGCCGGCTGCGACCACATCACGGTGCATGCGGAGGCCGGTCCCCACCTGCACCGCTCGCTCCAGGCCATCCGCGCGCTCGGCAAGAAGGCCGGCGTCTCGCTCAACCCGGGCACGCCGATCAGCGCGCTCGAATACGTCCTCGACCTTGTCGACCTCGTGCTGGTGATGTCGGTCAATCCGGGCTTCGGCGGCCAGGCCTTCATTCCCTCCGCGATCAACAAGATCCGCGACATCCGTGCGATGGTCGCGGGCCGTCCGATCGACATCGAGGTCGACGGCGGCGTCGGCCCCGACGTCGCAGGCCCGCTGGCAGCTGCCGGCGCCAACGCCTTCGTCGCCGGCACCTCCGTGTTCAGGGGCGGCACACAGGACGCCTACAAGACCAATATTGCCGCGATCCGCAGTGCGGCGCTCGGGGCGCGCGGCGAGGCCATCTGA
- a CDS encoding EF-hand domain-containing protein yields MLFALGAVSSALDAIQSLTNSKSSSSTQKTGSSQSAPTNPFAIDSGSSGTSGSATSSVNAGKYPQISPETMNALFAAQSQSSDGTSGATTSTSSSSTSSISSGRDAALKHLFSQIDADGDGNITKSEFEGALGAGGTNLAQADDVFSKMDSNSDGSVSLDEMSKALKSGHRHAHGANGADEASGSGSDSSSSSSGGSTSTTTTNADGSTTTTVTYADGFKMSTTVPGASRSSANSAYDLFAQLMQRQGGQGQGASATAGSSMSMSV; encoded by the coding sequence ATGTTGTTCGCTCTTGGTGCCGTCTCGAGTGCGCTCGACGCGATCCAGTCGCTGACGAACTCGAAATCGTCGTCGTCGACGCAGAAGACGGGATCCTCGCAGAGCGCGCCGACCAATCCGTTCGCGATCGACAGCGGCAGCAGCGGCACGAGCGGCAGCGCGACCTCGTCGGTCAATGCAGGCAAATATCCGCAGATCTCGCCGGAGACGATGAACGCGTTGTTCGCCGCGCAAAGCCAGTCCTCGGACGGCACCAGCGGCGCGACGACCTCGACCTCGTCCAGCTCGACGTCCTCGATCTCGTCGGGCCGCGATGCCGCGCTGAAGCACCTGTTCTCGCAGATCGATGCCGACGGCGACGGCAACATCACCAAGTCGGAATTCGAGGGCGCGCTCGGTGCCGGTGGCACCAACCTGGCGCAGGCCGACGACGTATTCTCCAAGATGGATTCGAACTCGGACGGCAGCGTCAGTCTGGATGAGATGTCGAAGGCGCTGAAGAGCGGTCACCGCCATGCCCACGGGGCGAACGGCGCGGACGAGGCCTCCGGCAGCGGCTCGGATTCCTCGTCGTCATCGAGCGGCGGATCGACCTCGACCACGACGACCAATGCCGACGGCTCGACCACCACCACCGTCACCTATGCCGACGGCTTCAAGATGTCGACCACGGTGCCGGGCGCGTCCAGGTCCTCCGCCAATTCGGCTTACGATCTGTTCGCGCAGTTGATGCAGCGGCAAGGCGGACAGGGCCAAGGCGCCTCAGCGACTGCCGGCTCATCCATGTCGATGAGCGTGTAA
- a CDS encoding P1 family peptidase, which yields MKNLLTDIAGVRVGHAEDAKVASGATAIIFDQPAVAAIDVRGGGPGTREDALLDLANTVERVDAIALSGGSAFGLDTGGGVQAWLAEQGRGHRVREALIPIVPGAILFDLLNGGDKAWGRFSPYRDLGYAAAAAAGTDFTLGSVGAGLGATTATFKGGLGSASAVTPDGVKVAAIVAVNAVGTVTVGDGPWFWAAPFEVGGEFGGRGLPDKFTDDMLRMRIKGGPAATARENTTIGAVVTDAVLTKPQAKRLAMIAHTGFARAIYPVHAPTDGDVLFAAATGEKPIEPLAGLTELGTVAANVVARAIARGVYSATALPFPGAQPAWRDRFG from the coding sequence TTGAAGAACCTGCTCACCGACATCGCCGGCGTCCGCGTCGGCCATGCCGAGGACGCCAAAGTCGCCTCCGGCGCGACCGCGATCATCTTCGACCAGCCCGCGGTCGCGGCGATCGACGTCCGCGGCGGCGGCCCCGGCACGCGCGAGGACGCACTGCTCGATCTCGCCAACACGGTCGAGCGCGTCGACGCGATCGCGCTGTCGGGCGGCTCTGCCTTCGGCCTCGATACCGGCGGTGGCGTGCAGGCCTGGCTCGCCGAGCAGGGCCGCGGCCACCGGGTTCGCGAAGCGCTGATCCCGATCGTGCCGGGCGCGATCCTGTTCGACCTCCTCAATGGCGGCGACAAGGCCTGGGGACGCTTCTCGCCTTATCGCGACCTCGGCTACGCCGCGGCCGCCGCGGCCGGCACGGACTTCACACTCGGCAGCGTCGGCGCGGGCCTCGGTGCCACCACGGCGACGTTCAAGGGCGGGCTCGGCTCGGCCTCGGCGGTGACGCCTGACGGCGTGAAGGTCGCGGCGATCGTCGCCGTCAACGCGGTCGGCACTGTCACAGTCGGCGACGGGCCCTGGTTCTGGGCGGCGCCGTTCGAGGTGGGCGGCGAATTCGGCGGACGCGGCCTGCCCGACAAGTTCACCGACGACATGCTGCGCATGCGCATCAAGGGCGGTCCCGCGGCGACCGCGCGCGAAAACACCACCATCGGCGCCGTCGTCACCGACGCGGTGCTGACCAAACCCCAGGCCAAGCGGCTGGCCATGATCGCGCATACCGGCTTTGCCCGCGCGATCTATCCGGTGCATGCACCGACCGACGGCGACGTGCTGTTTGCGGCGGCGACCGGCGAGAAGCCGATCGAGCCGCTGGCCGGCCTCACCGAGCTCGGCACGGTCGCCGCCAACGTCGTCGCGCGCGCGATCGCCCGCGGCGTCTACAGCGCGACGGCGTTGCCGTTCCCCGGCGCGCAGCCGGCGTGGAGGGACAGATTTGGCTAG
- a CDS encoding PAS domain S-box protein → MTSMTMAKTGLREVDVTATIDRSTFLSTLPATPTDRTAALAIVGVSAILFALAVPFAGIPLLPFPAFVASYQSALAVSDIVTAVLLLSQFSVLRTRALLWLATGYLFTAAAALVHALTFPGLFTPTGLFGAGRQTTVWLYMIWHAGFPLCVLGYAWLKEADGGARIRGTTTGAICTIVFGVIAAMAFFAWIVTAQHDLLPVLLRDGRYTPTMIGVVSFVWSLSFAALVSLWFRKPHTVIDVWLMVVMCAWLFDIALSAIVNVARFDLGFYAGRLYGLCSATFVLAVLLVENVRLQAQTAGMVGALKRRSDAERDYHAERERLFTAVVESSNDAIITKSLDGTITTWNSAAERVFGYSAGEAVGRSIDIIMPDDQREDIAENLARTRNGEVIDQQEAVRLHKNGQPIDVVLSQVPLRSTDGKIIGASKVARDVTERRRAEMALNREIEERQRIFETSQDLILVTDGFGNFIQVSPSVKTILGFSPEDMVGHSAIEFIHPDDLEKTRGEMRAARRGAVKRSFEARYYHRDGHEVTLNWMGTWSEPVKRHFFIGRDLTEKQAAEAQLRQVQKMDSIGQLTGGVAHDFNNVLTVITGTIGILADAVADRPELAAITKLIDDAAERGAQLTKHLLAFARKQPLQPREIDVNALALEAAKLLHPTLGEQITIMPQLTEDAWPTLVDPGQLSTAILNLALNARDAMPDGGTLVLETRNVFLDDGYASMNPDVTAGNYVMIAVSDTGSGIPADLIDRVFDPFFTTKEVGKGTGLGLSMVFGFVKQTGGHIKIYSEEGHGTSVKIYLPRSTGVQETEFEVLQNVPITGGDEKILIVEDDALVRQYVVTQVKSLGYAALEAANAAEALIIIDADKEIDLLFTDIIMPGAMNGRQLADEAARRRPDLKTLFTSGYTENAIVHHGRLDSGVLLLAKPYRKSELAKMLRTALAS, encoded by the coding sequence ATGACGTCGATGACGATGGCGAAGACCGGTCTGCGAGAGGTGGACGTGACCGCAACGATCGACCGAAGCACATTCCTTTCGACCCTGCCGGCCACCCCGACCGACCGCACCGCTGCATTGGCGATCGTCGGCGTATCCGCAATCCTGTTCGCGCTGGCCGTCCCTTTCGCAGGTATCCCGCTCCTGCCCTTTCCCGCCTTTGTCGCGAGTTATCAGTCCGCCCTCGCCGTCAGCGACATCGTCACCGCGGTGCTGCTGCTGTCGCAGTTTTCGGTCTTGCGGACCCGCGCGCTGCTGTGGCTCGCGACCGGCTATCTGTTCACCGCCGCCGCCGCGCTGGTCCATGCCCTCACCTTCCCCGGCCTGTTCACGCCGACCGGGCTGTTTGGCGCGGGTCGGCAGACCACGGTCTGGCTCTACATGATCTGGCACGCCGGCTTCCCGCTCTGCGTGCTGGGCTATGCCTGGTTGAAGGAGGCCGATGGCGGCGCCAGGATTCGCGGTACGACGACCGGCGCGATCTGCACCATCGTGTTCGGCGTCATCGCCGCCATGGCCTTCTTCGCCTGGATCGTCACCGCCCAGCACGACCTTCTCCCGGTCCTGCTGCGCGATGGCCGCTACACGCCGACCATGATCGGTGTCGTCTCCTTCGTGTGGTCGCTGAGCTTTGCCGCGCTCGTCTCGCTCTGGTTCCGCAAGCCGCATACGGTGATCGACGTCTGGCTCATGGTCGTGATGTGCGCCTGGCTGTTCGACATCGCGCTCTCGGCGATCGTGAACGTCGCGCGCTTCGATCTCGGCTTCTATGCCGGCCGCCTCTATGGCCTCTGCTCGGCGACCTTCGTGCTCGCGGTGCTCCTGGTCGAGAACGTCCGCCTTCAGGCCCAGACCGCGGGCATGGTCGGCGCATTGAAACGCCGATCGGACGCCGAGCGCGACTATCACGCCGAGCGCGAGCGGCTGTTCACCGCCGTCGTGGAATCCTCAAACGACGCCATCATCACCAAGTCGCTCGACGGCACCATCACGACCTGGAACAGCGCGGCCGAGCGCGTCTTCGGCTACTCCGCCGGCGAGGCGGTCGGCCGCTCCATCGACATCATCATGCCGGACGACCAGCGAGAAGACATCGCCGAGAACCTGGCGCGCACCCGCAATGGCGAGGTCATCGACCAGCAGGAGGCGGTGCGGCTGCACAAGAACGGTCAACCGATCGACGTGGTGTTGAGCCAGGTCCCGCTGCGCTCGACCGACGGCAAGATCATCGGCGCCTCCAAGGTGGCCCGCGACGTGACGGAGCGGAGGCGGGCCGAGATGGCTCTCAATCGCGAGATCGAGGAGCGCCAGCGCATCTTCGAGACCTCGCAGGACCTGATCCTGGTCACCGACGGCTTTGGCAATTTCATCCAGGTCAGTCCCAGCGTGAAGACCATTCTCGGCTTCAGCCCGGAGGACATGGTCGGGCACAGCGCGATCGAGTTCATCCACCCTGACGACCTCGAGAAGACCCGGGGCGAGATGCGCGCGGCGCGGCGCGGGGCGGTCAAGCGCAGCTTCGAGGCGCGCTACTACCACCGCGACGGTCACGAGGTCACGCTGAACTGGATGGGCACCTGGTCCGAGCCCGTGAAACGCCATTTCTTCATCGGCCGTGACCTCACCGAGAAGCAGGCCGCCGAGGCCCAGCTGAGGCAGGTCCAGAAGATGGACTCCATCGGCCAGCTCACCGGCGGCGTCGCCCACGACTTCAACAACGTGCTGACCGTCATCACCGGCACGATCGGCATCCTGGCGGACGCCGTGGCCGACCGGCCGGAGCTTGCCGCCATCACCAAGCTGATCGACGATGCCGCCGAGCGCGGCGCGCAACTGACCAAGCATCTGCTCGCCTTCGCCCGCAAGCAGCCGCTCCAGCCGCGCGAGATCGACGTCAATGCGCTGGCGCTCGAGGCCGCCAAGCTGCTGCATCCGACGCTCGGCGAGCAGATCACCATCATGCCGCAGCTCACCGAGGATGCCTGGCCGACCCTGGTCGATCCGGGCCAGCTCTCCACCGCGATCCTCAATCTGGCGCTGAACGCGCGCGATGCCATGCCCGACGGCGGCACCCTGGTGCTGGAGACCCGCAACGTCTTCCTCGACGACGGCTATGCGAGCATGAACCCCGACGTCACCGCCGGCAATTACGTGATGATCGCGGTCAGCGACACCGGCAGCGGCATTCCGGCCGATCTGATCGATCGGGTGTTCGACCCGTTCTTCACGACGAAGGAGGTCGGCAAGGGCACCGGCCTCGGGCTCAGCATGGTGTTCGGCTTCGTCAAGCAGACCGGCGGACACATCAAGATCTACAGCGAGGAAGGCCACGGCACGAGCGTGAAGATCTACCTGCCGCGCTCGACCGGCGTGCAGGAGACCGAATTCGAGGTGCTCCAGAACGTCCCCATCACCGGCGGCGACGAGAAGATCCTGATCGTCGAGGACGACGCCTTGGTCCGGCAATATGTGGTGACCCAGGTCAAGAGCCTCGGCTATGCCGCGCTGGAGGCCGCCAACGCGGCCGAAGCCCTGATCATCATCGATGCCGACAAGGAGATCGACCTGCTCTTCACCGACATCATCATGCCGGGCGCCATGAACGGCCGTCAGCTCGCCGACGAGGCGGCCCGCCGCCGCCCCGACCTGAAGACGCTGTTCACCTCGGGCTACACCGAGAATGCCATCGTCCATCACGGCAGGCTCGATTCCGGCGTGCTGCTGCTGGCAAAGCCCTACCGCAAGTCCGAGCTTGCCAAGATGCTGAGGACCGCGCTCGCCAGTTGA
- a CDS encoding response regulator — protein sequence MPRVLVIDDQKDVRAMVAIVLRVNRFEVVEAESGAAGLKAFAESPCDAAIVDIFLGDTSGVDVIASLRERAPGLPIIAVSGMTTLDFLDQAPHLANVVCLQKPFRPNDLLQALRKAQTAAGGELPAAV from the coding sequence ATGCCCCGCGTTCTCGTCATCGACGACCAGAAGGACGTCCGCGCGATGGTCGCGATCGTGCTCCGGGTCAATCGTTTCGAGGTCGTGGAGGCCGAAAGCGGCGCGGCCGGGCTGAAAGCTTTCGCGGAAAGCCCGTGTGACGCGGCCATCGTCGATATCTTCCTTGGCGACACCAGCGGCGTCGACGTCATCGCGAGCCTGCGCGAGCGTGCGCCGGGACTTCCCATCATTGCGGTGTCCGGGATGACGACGCTCGATTTCCTGGACCAAGCGCCTCACCTCGCCAATGTGGTCTGCCTGCAAAAGCCGTTTCGGCCGAACGACCTCCTGCAAGCACTGCGGAAGGCCCAGACTGCTGCGGGCGGCGAGCTGCCCGCAGCCGTCTGA